A segment of the Curtobacterium sp. MCSS17_007 genome:
ATCGTGTTGAGCGCCGGCATGTCCACGCGGCTCACGGCGACCTTGCTCCCCTGCGCGGTGAGCTCGGAGACGACCGACTCGGTGAAGCCGACGATGGCGTGCTTGGCGCTGCAGTAGGCGGCCTGCAGCGGGATGCCCCGGAAACCGAGGGCCGATCCGACCTGGATCACGTGCCCGCGGTCGCGGGGGACCATGCGTGCGAGCGCCGCGCGGGTGCCGTGCACGAAGCCGAGGAAGTTGACGTCGAGGCCTCGCTCGAAGTCCTCCGGCTCGGTGTCCATGAACCGGCCGAAGACCCCGACCATCACGCAGTTCACCCAGAGGTCGATCGGGCCGAGCTCCTGCTCGACGCGGTCGGCGGCGGACTCCACCGCCTGGCGGTCGGCCACGTCGGCGACCAGGGGGAGCCCGCGACGACCCGCGGCCTCGACCTCGGCGACCGCGGCGTCGACCCCGTCCCGGCCCCGGGCGAGGACGGCGACGTCCCACCCCCGTGCCGCGAGCTCGCGGACGGTCGCCCGCCCCAGCCCTGCCGAACCACCGGTCACCACTGCCACGCGCGTCATGCTGTCCGTTGTACGCGGGTGCGCGTTCGTGCCGGTCCAGTCGCTGTCCCCCGACCGCGCAACGGAGCAGGTCATGATGGCTCGGTGGAGTGGGACGATGACGACACGGCCGAGGAGGCACCGCCCGGCTGGGTGCTGAGCACGCCGACCCGGTACCGGGAGATCTGGGGCCTCCCGGCGCTCGCGCTGGTCCTGGCTGCGGTCGCAGTCGCGGTCGGGGCGGCGTTCGGCGATGCACTCGCCTCGGCGACCGGTGCGGTCACCGGTGCGCTCGGGATCGCGAGCGCAGTCCTGCACTTCGTCTCGGCGCGGCGGGCGTACCTGGAGCAGACGTGGGGCGCGTCCTGGGACCTGCACCGTGTGCGCGTGGCGGTCGGGGTCACCGCCGGAGCAGCGGTGATGGTCGCGAGCATCGTCGTCGGGCTCCCGCTCGCAGCGTCGATCGGCGTCATCGCCGGCTTCTCGCAGATCAACCGTTACGCCCGGTCGATCCCACGGTTCGACCTGTCGGCCGTCGCATGGGCGTTCCTCGCCGTGGTTGCGAGCTGTGCCGTCCTCGTCGTGCTGGGACTCGTGCTGCCGACGGGGCCCGTCCTCCCGGGCTGGCGGGCCACGGTCTGGGTCGTTGGCGGGACCGCCGGTGCGCTCTTCGCGGCCGTGCTCTCCCTGGTGCACGTTCGACGCGCGGCCCGGGCTCCGCGGTACTGACACGGCGGCTGTGCGCCGCCGCCCGAGGGAACGCTCCCAGCGCCGTCAGTCGGACGGCCGCCGCCGCGCCGTCGCCAGGTGCGAGCGCACGTGCAGCAGCACCGGCTCCTCGTCCGGCGCCTGCGGGAGGGCCCCGAGCCCGAACGACTCGACGACGTCCGGGCCGAACAGCACGCACACCGAGGACCCGCCGAACTGGAAGTACCCGAGTTCGTCGCCCTTGCCGATCCGTGCACCGGGCTCGATCCCGTCGCCGATCACGCACGACGACACGTCCGACATCCCGATGAAGACCACCGCGATCGTGCCGATCGTGGGGTCGTCGGCGTCGATGAGCACGATCGCCCGGGTCGCGACGTGCGCCAGGTACCCCTGCGACAGCGTCGGCTCGGCGGCCTCGGACCCCTGTGACGAGGCCTCGGAGTAGTAGGTCCCCGGCTCGACCCAGGCGCGCAGCACGGTCCCGCTCACCGGGCTGTGCCAGCGGTGGTAGTCGAGGGCGCTGAGGAACGCCTGCCACACGGTGCCGTCGACGAACAGGTCTGCGGCCTCGTCGCCGGCGAGCAGCTCCTCGACCGAGTACGGCTCGGCCTTCGCCCAGAACTCGTCGAGGCGGTGGGCCCGGCTGGCGATCCGGTACGGGGTCGCCTCGCAGGGACTCACCACGACGGCGCCGTCGTCGGGCGAGGCGACCGGGCGCTCGCCGTCCTTGAACCGTCGGGTGAAGAAGTCGTTCCACGACCCGAAGCCCCAGTGCTCGTCGTCCGGGTCGTGCTCGAACTGGTCCATGCCGACGGCCCGGCGCGCGGCCTCGCTCCGCCAGCCGGAGGGCGCATCGACCAGGACCTCGAGGGACTTGTCGCTCGACAGGAAGTCGCACCACCCCTGCAGGATCGAACGGAGTGCGTCGTTCACCCGCGGGTCGCGGTAGAAGGCGAAGCCTGCGGGTGTGGCCTTGGTCCAGTCGAGCACCCCGTCGAGCGGGGTCATCACCATCTGCTCGTCGCTGTACTCGGGCGCGGTCGTGATGACCTCGTCGACGAGTTCGAGCAGTTCCGCGAACGACTCGAGGTGCCGGTCCTCGTAGCGCCGACCGACGGGGACCTGGTCGATCATCTGGTGCGCGTGCATGCGCAGGACGGGGTCGCCCTCGACGAGGTCGCGGAACGCGGAGACCGCGGGGTGCAGGGCCCGGTCGGGGTCGCGCTCCTGGTGGCGCTCGCGGCGGCCGCGGAGCCACGCCTCGAGCCCGCTCTGGTCCTGCGGGAGCCATCCCGCGCGGCGTCGGACGTCCTGCTGCTGCGCTCCACCGGTCACGCGGTGGACGCTACCCACCGGTCGCCGACACGGTCCCAGGAGCCGACACCGTGCCTCCCGGCCGGCGCAGCCGACGGACCGAACGACCGGACCCGGGCAGCCGACCCGGGCCGACCGCGCCGGCCGAGCGCGTCGCGCCTGCCTCAGCGCCCCCGACCGAACCGCGTGGTGACCCCGGGTGAGTAGAGCACCGAGTCCGGCTCCAGCCCGGACAGGCCGGACGGCAGTCCCGCCGCCGCGACCAGGTCGTCCCGCAGCGACACGAGGGTCGCCCGGTGCAGCGGCCACGACTCGTGCTCGTTCGGCCAGTACCGGGTCGCACCCACCCGCCGGACGTGCATGCCCCACCGAGCCGTCAGGAAGGTCTCGAGCGCGGTCGGTTCGTCCACCACCGGCCCCACCCGGACGTCGAAGGTCGACCGCAGGTGCGTCCCGTGCCGACGCATCGCGTAGCCCACACGGCCGTCGGCCTTCCGGATCGCCGCGTGCGCCCACCAGTACGGCAGGCCGGTCGCCACCCGTGCGCCGACGGTCGGGAGGAACTTGCCCGCGTCGAGCGACAGGAACGCCACGCCCCGCCGGCCCTGGTCGTCACGCGTGTAGACCCGCACGTTCACCTCGACGAAGTCGCCGACGCTGCCGGCCCGGCCGAGCGGTCCGAGCGGTGGGAACCGCGTGTCCGTGAAGCGGAAGCCGATCAGGCCGACCCACGTGGTCGACCCGTCGTCGGTCCCGTCGGGTGCCATCGTGTCCGGGGACGCCCCGGCGGGCAGCAGCGGCGCCACGGCGGAGACGTCCACACGCCAGTGCACGAAGACCACGTCGAGCCAGTCCTGCGAGATCCACGGGCGGCCCCGCAGTGGCGGCGCCACCGCCTCGACGGCGGGGAGGCCCGGCTCTGCCCCGTCGCGCCGGCTCGCGGTCACGAGCCGCTCGCGTCGTCGCCGTGCGCAGCCGCCGGCACGTCGTCCCACCCGGTCTGCGGCGTCGCGCAGGTCCCGCGGAACACGTACTGCGACGGGCGCTTCCGCTCGTTCGACACCCAGTCGATGGCGGGACGTCGGCGCTCCGGCGGCAGGTACCCGATCCGGTACACGGCCATCAGCTCGAGCTCCGGCGGCACCGCGAGGAGCTGCTCGACCTCGGCCCAGGCCTCCTCGATCTCCATCGGGAAGGACACGAACTGGATCCCGAGGCCGAGCTCGGTCGTGGCGAGCCAGACGTTCTCCATCGCCGCGCCCATGCTGAACACGGAGTAGAAGGCGTTGCGCGCCTCCTTCCGGTACTCGTCACGGTCGAGCATCACCCCGAGCAGGAGCGGCGACCCGGCGACGAGCTTCCGGTTCTCCTCGCCGAGGGTCTGCGGTACCCGGAGCGTGTTCATGAGCAGCTGCCCGCGCTTCGTGAACACCTG
Coding sequences within it:
- a CDS encoding nitroreductase family protein — its product is MELFEAIRRRRTTNGAFLPDPVSEEHQRLLMELAGRAPSQLNSQPWRFVIVEERDTIDRIADISGRSMTQTMAEGSFFERYRPYFRFSQAEMDERRDGMLFDKLPGPLKPFTKQVFTKRGQLLMNTLRVPQTLGEENRKLVAGSPLLLGVMLDRDEYRKEARNAFYSVFSMGAAMENVWLATTELGLGIQFVSFPMEIEEAWAEVEQLLAVPPELELMAVYRIGYLPPERRRPAIDWVSNERKRPSQYVFRGTCATPQTGWDDVPAAAHGDDASGS
- a CDS encoding DUF2071 domain-containing protein gives rise to the protein MTASRRDGAEPGLPAVEAVAPPLRGRPWISQDWLDVVFVHWRVDVSAVAPLLPAGASPDTMAPDGTDDGSTTWVGLIGFRFTDTRFPPLGPLGRAGSVGDFVEVNVRVYTRDDQGRRGVAFLSLDAGKFLPTVGARVATGLPYWWAHAAIRKADGRVGYAMRRHGTHLRSTFDVRVGPVVDEPTALETFLTARWGMHVRRVGATRYWPNEHESWPLHRATLVSLRDDLVAAAGLPSGLSGLEPDSVLYSPGVTTRFGRGR
- a CDS encoding SDR family oxidoreductase is translated as MTRVAVVTGGSAGLGRATVRELAARGWDVAVLARGRDGVDAAVAEVEAAGRRGLPLVADVADRQAVESAADRVEQELGPIDLWVNCVMVGVFGRFMDTEPEDFERGLDVNFLGFVHGTRAALARMVPRDRGHVIQVGSALGFRGIPLQAAYCSAKHAIVGFTESVVSELTAQGSKVAVSRVDMPALNTIQFNWVKSLLPHHPQPVAPIYQPEVGARAIAATAERPRRRTWVGESTVYTILGNRISGRFADWYAAKTLVSGQQAEQKDGESLPTNLYEPVPGDHGAHGVFDDSAHAWSPQTWWVEHRRLGNGIIGAALGAAGALALAAGKRR
- a CDS encoding phosphatidylserine decarboxylase family protein translates to MTGGAQQQDVRRRAGWLPQDQSGLEAWLRGRRERHQERDPDRALHPAVSAFRDLVEGDPVLRMHAHQMIDQVPVGRRYEDRHLESFAELLELVDEVITTAPEYSDEQMVMTPLDGVLDWTKATPAGFAFYRDPRVNDALRSILQGWCDFLSSDKSLEVLVDAPSGWRSEAARRAVGMDQFEHDPDDEHWGFGSWNDFFTRRFKDGERPVASPDDGAVVVSPCEATPYRIASRAHRLDEFWAKAEPYSVEELLAGDEAADLFVDGTVWQAFLSALDYHRWHSPVSGTVLRAWVEPGTYYSEASSQGSEAAEPTLSQGYLAHVATRAIVLIDADDPTIGTIAVVFIGMSDVSSCVIGDGIEPGARIGKGDELGYFQFGGSSVCVLFGPDVVESFGLGALPQAPDEEPVLLHVRSHLATARRRPSD